Genomic segment of Dactylococcopsis salina PCC 8305:
CGATTATGAGGAATACAAAATAAAATGAGAATCTATCTTTATTTACTCGCTGGAATTACCTCTCCCCTGATTGGCTGGAACATCGCTCAATTTATCCTCACCGATGCAGGATTTTTAACCCAGTTTCCTGAATTGGTTTTATTTCCCTGTGTTGCCATTTCTCTTGCTATTGGCATGGTGACAAACGAAACCTTCATCGGAAGTCCCACTAAACTTAAATTAGGGTTTAGGCGACTGAAAATTCCCATCCTCATCGCGATCGGTCTAGGATTAATTTTAGGCTTAATTGCTGCGGGAATTTCTCAAATCTTCTTTTTACCCCAAATTACCCTTCCCACTGCCATTACTCGCTCGATCGGTTGGCTATTAATTGGCATTCCTGTAGGGTTGGCTGAGGGTTTAACCTGGTATTGGCAAAGTTTAGAAGCAGGTGATCCCAAACGGTTTCGCCAGCGTTTATTAACCAGTTTTCTAACCGCCGCGATCGCGAGTTTATTAGCAGCTTTGATCTTTGAATATCTCCGTAATTCTTTTGAAACAATTCCGATCTGGTTTCGCCAAATTGAAGATATTTTAGGCTTTTGTTTACTAGGTTTTCTTCTTGGTTTAGGGTTTAGTCTTACAAATTCTCCCAGCTATATGGTCGCCTTAAGAGCAGGTTCAGGATTTGAATATACCAATAGCCTTTTTGACGAAGAATTAATGGACTTACAAATTGATGAAACAGACACAGAAAAAACCGATATTATTCCCGCCTTAAATGGAAAACCTCGAATCAATACATCGCGCCTCAAATTTGTCAGTGATAGCGAATTACAAGACATTGAAGAAGGCTTATCGATTCAACTCCCCCCCAGAGGAAAAGTCATCTTTGGAACACAAGAAGACGCTGATATTTACATTCCGAACTTACCCCTATTTACCGCAGAATTAGAACTCAAACCACGAGAAACTTTACTAAAAGTTAATCCCCAATATAAGAAACAAATAGAAATTAATGGCGAACGCCTTGGCTCAAAACAAACCATTTCCCTAAAACATAACGATCTGATTACTTTTTACCCCAAAAAACAGGAGGATGAAGATGAAGAAAAAATGTACCGCTTTGTTTACTACAATCGCTTCTTGGATCCCCAGGCTTAGTTTTTCCCTAGCATTAGTCACCGTTATTGATGCGCCCAGTTTTGCTCAAGTGCGAGAAATTCAAGAAGTAGAAATTCTTGGACAACCGCAAGTGAAAGAAGATGAAGTTACGGTACGAGTCAAACTACAAGGGAAAGAGAATAAACCCGTTGTTCCTCTAACCCCTGATGATTTTACTCTCCGTGCCAGAAAACAATTATCGGCTCAAGAATGGTCAGACTGGAATAACTTAGAAAAAGAAGAATATTGGCAAACTTGGAAAAGCCCCGATGAAGCCGTACAAGTTCCCGTCTGGATGATTTTTCTCCTAGATTTTAGCGGCAGCATGAACCGAGAAGATCGTCGAGGCGTAGAAAAATTTACTGGTGCAATTAACGCTATTCGCAGTTTTAATGAATTTGCTTCTGAAAATTTAGAAGGAAATATTCAAATCTCTGTTGTTCCCTTCGGAATTGGCGGCAACAATTGTCCCATTCAACCTATTGATGATGAACAACTCGATCGATTTTTACCCGTTGGTGATTTTAAACTCACAAATTACTTAGACAACTTAGAAAAGCGTTCTCCCTGCGCGGCGACAGATATTTATAGTCCCTTAAAAAAAGCCATTCGTTTCTTTAGTAATCCCTATGATCAGCGCTTTTCTCCAAATCAAACCGAACTTTCTCAAGAGAACTTTCAAACAGAAATAACTGAACCTCAACCGCAACTCGCCATTATTCTGCTTTCTGATGGTTATCATAACGCAGGGAATGACCAACAAAATATGGATGAGGTAAAACAGTTACTCAATGAAAATAGCAACATTATCATCCATACTCTAGGCTATGGTTTAACCCCACAACAACTCGGAGAAAAGTATAAATTAGGAAGAGAAGCAAATCGCGCGGATATTAATAGAAAAATTGTCCAAGAGGGAGAGTTTGTTGATAAAAACTTATTAGATAGTCTCGCCGAAATAACAGGTGGAATTAGTTCATTTTCTGCTGATGCCGATGTAATCGCGCAACAACTTCCTCTCTTTTTAAAAGCCCTTCTTGGAGAATATGAAATCACCTACACTGATCCCAGTGGGGAAAGGGGTTCAACCCATGAAATCCAAGTTGGAATTACCTCTCCTAAAACCGAAAAAATGATTTATTCTCAACCGAAACGCTATCGAATTACTGTCTTTGGGCGTTCTCTTCCTTTATCAACCAGACTGATTATTTTATCTCTCACCTTACTAACATTAGGCGTTGGTGGCGTGCTTCCCTTTTACTTCTGGGGAAAATGGTTGCAGAAAAGTGAGAATTAACAATGCTCAAAGTAATTATCTTTTTCTTAACTTCCCTCCTTCTAATTAGCTGTAATTCTTCAGGAGAAAATCAATCTGTTCAATTACCAAACGAACAAAATCAACCCATGAATAAACCTAAAAAATGCCCAAAACAG
This window contains:
- a CDS encoding vWA domain-containing protein codes for the protein MKKKCTALFTTIASWIPRLSFSLALVTVIDAPSFAQVREIQEVEILGQPQVKEDEVTVRVKLQGKENKPVVPLTPDDFTLRARKQLSAQEWSDWNNLEKEEYWQTWKSPDEAVQVPVWMIFLLDFSGSMNREDRRGVEKFTGAINAIRSFNEFASENLEGNIQISVVPFGIGGNNCPIQPIDDEQLDRFLPVGDFKLTNYLDNLEKRSPCAATDIYSPLKKAIRFFSNPYDQRFSPNQTELSQENFQTEITEPQPQLAIILLSDGYHNAGNDQQNMDEVKQLLNENSNIIIHTLGYGLTPQQLGEKYKLGREANRADINRKIVQEGEFVDKNLLDSLAEITGGISSFSADADVIAQQLPLFLKALLGEYEITYTDPSGERGSTHEIQVGITSPKTEKMIYSQPKRYRITVFGRSLPLSTRLIILSLTLLTLGVGGVLPFYFWGKWLQKSEN